A genomic segment from Colletotrichum higginsianum IMI 349063 chromosome 5, whole genome shotgun sequence encodes:
- a CDS encoding C2H2 type zinc finger domain-containing protein, which translates to MTTIPEDMDEFVNWEAAAAEVGNIFNMSSQDVAVPPTDPNLDLDLVLENADDDDFGFFALEHFSGGAAPGIQATDNPVDLVHDSQLTSAQEDWWYTPDAPCDSCILGGYQCKKIKEAGSSVYEHYCTSCVALRSECSFAKHLPATARLGPLEPLPSSNPWPTMGDHPRSVREDSGIADLLHSQNPWPAMGDPPGPTRDDGAMLAGLPATSTPDLLRSLTASASADEPAAAVPPTKTTTSAKIGARFSRESVRILKNWLSTHTRHPYPSDEEKEMLQRQTGLNKTQITNWLANARRRGKTQAPRSTSPHPRSYSGAIDIPQRRGTPAPDGRVRHMNPLERWVDSPPENEPAEVTAIARAVASSSGASSSGLTSPYSFNFTDDGSGRSLCNASSASSLGTSHSSGGSFASAYSHASRGSFGSFGSFNRGRRRRRRRAGANPVDEKTSLAPASKTFQCTFCTETFRTKHDWQRHEKSLHLSLERWVCSPDGPVALNPETNQLCCVFCGEANPDQAHTEKHNHSQCQERSLEERTFYRKDHLNQHLRLVHDTKFSEWSMKSWKVATPEIRSRCGFCGCVLDSWKQRTEHLSEHFKGGTTMADWKGDWGFEAPVLEMVENSIPPYLIDNERNSPYPYQASGAPAETPRSAYELIKVELAHFMQNHYDKYHTLPSDEQMQLESCRIIFASEVLSIREISYPFSWLRDLLMGDDDLMRQAKIGKMRSQAENRLSTLKLNGKDTLFERCPLEEQLHEFVRAKRLLGLTAMDEELQTESCNIVGRIEEVSTAPSDFIASWLVRCINRSTNWLANFRQRAHLPRTEDIVVENERSTDATKIDSTIHNYSRLERSLADYLERQRSMGIEPCNDSLQREARIIIYEFDDGWNQTAADNLDWLAAFRHRHPSASVQASSLTTTPASQSQLSQGGIQQAISETSPSNVSSANASKSLACPFVTDEIAGDYGARDQAPHSLTQTGPFFLNDANCFRRLMRELARWTSKYPPESITDEMLQRQARVILYNDDDPWNQTAADNAEWLLRFKRDCGLIRDPGPGLPPGDAWSLAQGGTGFAPPYAFPKGAMAPFSEKTTDVPIRNVKVFEIQSDITNRYLETFKTRYPKPATIFCSRELEDGLVKFVETEMALSGQFPDDDSLRAHASFILNAPETAANDSALLGKFKGWMMTRGQQSGQQQKRRQQQPVLFHPQPRMPAPSASASASVPTLPTGMDLTLSDAEMNNILRDMNFDLSTADLEGLDMNMGMDFSGEAGPSS; encoded by the exons CAGAAGTCGGCAACATCTTCAACATGTCCTCCCAGGATGTGGCTGTGCCGCCTACCGACCCCAACCTGGATCTGGATCTGGTTCTGGAGaatgccgatgacgacgacttTGGTTTCTTCGCCCTCGAACACTTTTCGGGGGGGGCTGCTCCAGGAATCCAGGCCACTGACAACCCGGTCGATCTGGTTCACGACAGTCAGTTAACTAGTGCTCAGGAGGACTGGTGGTACACCCCTGATGCGCCGTGTGACAGCTGCATCCTTGGGGGCTACCAGTGCAAAAAGATCAAAGAAGCCGGTTCGAGCGTCTATGAGCATTACTGCACGTCTTGCGTTGCCTTGAGGAGCGAGTGCAGCTTTGCCAAACACTTGCCCGCCACCGCTCGCCTCGGCCCGCTCGAACCGCTACCCTCCTCGAACCCCTGGCCTACCATGGGAGACCACCCGCGCTCCGTTCGCGAGGACAGTGGCATTGCGGACCTCTTGCACTCCCAAAACCCATGGCCTGCCATGGGAGACCCCCCCGGTCCCACCCGGGACGATGGTGCCATGCTTGCTGGCTTGCCGGCGACTTCAACGCCGGACCTATTGCGGAGCCTGACGGCTTCCGCGTCCGCCGATGagccagccgccgccgtaccgccgaccaagacgacgacctcCGCCAAAATCGGAGCCCGGTTCTCGCGGGAGTCTGTCCGTATCTTGAAAAACTGGCTCTCGACGCACACTCGCCACCCTTACCCCAGCGAcgaagagaaggagatgcTCCAACGCCAGACAGGCCTCAACAAAACCCAGATCACCAACTGGCTTGCCAACGCCCGCCGTCGCGGCAAAACACAGGCACCTCGATCCACCTCACCCCACCCCCGCAGCTACAGCGGCGCTATCGACATCCCTCAGAGACGAGGAACGCCTGCCCCGGATGGCAGAGTGCGCCACATGAATCCCTTGGAGCGTTGGGTCGACTCCCCTCCCGAAAACGAACCTGCCGAAGTGACCGCCATCGCTCGCGCCGTTGCGTCCAGCTCCGGAGCGTCCTCATCAG GTCTTACGAGCCCGTACAGCTTCAATTTCACCGACGATGGTTCTGGTCGGTCCCTCTGCaacgcctcctcggccagcagtCTGGGAACTTCCCACTCCAGCGGCGGCTCTTTCGCCTCCGCATACTCACATGCTTCCCGCGGCTCGTTCGGCTCGTTCGGATCCTTCAatcgtggccgccgtcgccggagGAGGCGTGCCGGTGCCAACCCCGTTGACGAGAAGACCTCTCTCGCCCCCGCTTCAAAGACCTTCCAGTGTACATTCTGTACCGAAACGTTCAGAACCAAGCACGACTGGCAACGGCACGAAAAGTCCTTGCACCTTTCCCTGGAGAGATGGGTCTGCAGCCCTGATGGTCCGGTGGCTCTCAATCCTGAGACGAATCAGTTATGTTGCGTCTTCTGTGGCGAAGCCAACCCGGATCAGGCTCACACGGAGAAGCACAACCACTCCCAGTGCCAGGAAAGAAGTTTGGAAGAGCGCACCTTTTATAGGAAAGATCATTTGAACCAG CACTTGCGCCTTGTTCACGACACCAAATTCTCCGAATGGTCTATGAAGTCCTGGAAAGTCGCCACGCCAGAGATTCGGTCACGATGCGGTTTCTGTGGCTGTGTCCTCGACTCGTGGAAACAGAGGACCGAACACCTCAGTGAACATTTCAAGGGCGGAACCACCATGGCCGACTGGAAGGGAGACTGGGGTTTTGAAGCACCGGTGCTCGAAATGGTTGAAAATTCGATACCGCCAT ATCTCATTGACAATGAGCGAAACTCGCCCTATCCCTATCAGGCCTCCGGCGCCCCTGCAGAGACGCCGCGCTCAGCTTATGAGCTCATCAAAGTTGAGCTGGCACACTTTATGCAGAATCACTACGACAAGTATCACACTTTGCCTAGCGATGAGCAGATGCAGCTCGAGAGTTGCCGTATCATTTTCGCTTCTGAAGTCTTGTCCATTAGGGAGATCTCGTACCCCTTTTCGTGGTTGCGTGATCTGTTGATGggagacgacgacctgaTGAGACAAGCGAAGATAGGAAAGATGCGATCGCAGGCAGAAAACAGACTGTCGACCCTAAAGCTCAACGGCAAGGATACTCTCTTCGAGCGTTGTCCCTTGGAAGAGCAACTCCACGAGTTTGTCAGGGCGAAGAGGCTACTGGGGCTAACGGCCATGGATGAAGAGTTGCAGACGGAGAGCTGTAACATTGTTGGCCGCATCGAGGAGGTTTCGACGGCACCCAGCGACTTCATCGCCAGCTGGCTTGTACGATGCATCAACCGATCCACCAACTGGCTAGCCAACTTCAGACAGCGGGCCCACCTTCCCAGAACCGaagacatcgtcgtcgagaacgaGCGGTCGACCGACGCCACCAAGATCGACTCGACCATCCACAACTACAGCAGGCTGGAGCGTTCCTTGGCCGACTACTTGGAGAGACAGAGGAGCATGGGCATCGAACCTTGTAATGACAGCCTACAGAGGGAGGCCAGGATCATTATATACGAGTTCGATGACGGTTGGAACCAGACCGCCGCTGATAATCTGGACTGGCTTGCGGCATTCCGACATCGCCATCCGTCTGCCTCCGTACAGGCCTCAAGCTTAACGACGACGCCTGCTTCTCAAAGCCAACTTTCTCAGGGTGGTATTCAACAAGCCATCTCCGAGACCTCCCCATCGAATGTTTCCTCCGCCAACGCCTCAAAAAGCTTGGCATGTCCTTTCGTGACAGACGAAATCGCCGGTGATTACGGAGCACGCGATCAGGctcctcactctctcacCCAGACCGGCCCATTTTTCCTCAACGACGCGAACTGTTTTCGTCGCTTGATGAGAGAGCTAGCACGATGGACTTCGAAATATCCGCCGGAATCAATCACGGATGAGATGCTTCAGCGACAGGCGAGAGTCATCCTATACAATGA TGACGATCCCTGGAACCAGACGGCGGCCGATAACGCCGAATGGTTGCTTCGGTTCAAGCGCGATTGTGGCTTGATCCGCgaccccggccccggcctgCCCCCTGGAGATGCCTGGTCGCTTGCGCAAGGCGGCACCGGTTTCGCGCCCCCATACGCCTTTCCCAAGGGCGCCATGGCCCCCTTCAGCGAGAAGACAACGGATGTGCCGATCCGGAATGTCAAGGTCTTTGAGATCCAGTCGGACATCACAAACCGCTACCTGGAAACGTTCAAGACCAGGTACCCGAAGCCGGCCACAATCTTCTGCTCTCGCGAGCTTGAGGATGGGCTCGTCAAGTTTGTCGAGACAGAGATGGCACTTTCGGGGCAGTTCCCGGACGACGACTCTCTTAGAGCGCATGCCTCTTTCATACTAAATGCTCCCGAAACCGCAGCGAACGATTCTGCTTTGCTGGGCAAGTTCAAGGGttggatgatgacgaggggACAGCAGTCTGGCCAGCAGCAAAaacgacggcagcagcagcctgtcCTGTTCCATCCGCAGCCTCGAATGCCAGctccgtcggcatcggcgtcggcgtcggtgccgACTTTGCCTACGGGCATGGACCTGACGCTCTCGGACGCGGAGATGAACAATATTCTGCGAGACATGAACTTTGACCTGAGCACCGCGGACTTGGAGGGTCTCGACATGAACATGGGGATGGATTTCAGCGGCGAGGCAGGGCCTTCTTCCTAG